A segment of the Lolium perenne isolate Kyuss_39 chromosome 3, Kyuss_2.0, whole genome shotgun sequence genome:
ctagttttactaaagcttttcaagatatttcttcaaggaaaacaaggaacggaaatgggttttgttttctcatccaatttctacctagtactgatttctaaaaacattattttctatcttgccttctttttaacaaaaggcttgtttatggtacctataccatttcttgttttccctcttgcttagtttacatttgagaaaaactctactttacttgagaaggtaagtagaatattttgaactcctatgttccaactagttcctctcaacattttcaaattccatttcacttgagttcattcccaattgtctctagacaattgaggtgtgtcccatacctttcaattaaactctttttcaaatggcaactcttgcacatcttatgcacatctctgatccaccacattgcATCCCCTCAATCCTCCAatttttgatcaaatggatgatcatttgatactttcaaatcactcccaattgacctcttatttcaagagcaacttatatttcatcatactcATCTCAATCCTTTAttctttccatcatcaccttgacctcatgaattgatgatttgtgtcaatatattcatccttgtgagtatatgaatacttcactcaccatctctcttagccTTACTCTGCCATTGTCTAaaccaccatcatctcttggccAAATTGACAATTTGATCAAATTATTTTATTCTTCAACATAGGCACCAATGTTTATTATCACCTCTCTCCCATATTTGAATACATCACCAAGCCACTTTTGGCTAATCATCCCCAACACTCAACTTGGCCGACATGCATGAAATGGCATTGCACTTTGCTTGTCCTCTTGTAATATCAAGAAGTAGCCGGCCATGCCAAGCTCTTGGCATGCATGAGCTGAAATTTATTCatcttcattttcttctcttacaagccttgcctcccaactaacccaataaataaatgggcagccacccaccttagccaatcacaaaggaggcagccaactcactctccctctataaaaactccttggccggccaccacctccacctttGGCTTCATTTTTCACTCCCCACTCACTCCTCCACAATATCTACACCCTCATAACTCTCTCCTACCTCTCCCCCACGAAAATGCTGCTCCTCCtaagctccatggccggccatggccatgggaagcctccaagatgaagctctccccctccctcaagctcctcctccccATGAGAGCATTCCTCTCACTCTCTTCCcccccaaccctagctggtttcctctcctctttttcttcctccattgctaagattggatcttgatgcaggtgcatgttggtcaaagcatggagaaggttgagctatcctcagatctgaagttcttgagcaaagttcgtccaaaaccttgcagtaatttctgtatcttgctgtttcagattctggtacgaacttgtaaaatccgccaaatcttgtgtgcagattcaaattgagtgattcaaagttccacagataggtattgaaaagatctacaacttggcgttggtctcatcctcaaagtaGTTAAGGATTTTGcacggtaaataaagttctgaaaacatgaagaatcactgtttgttagatttcttccgttttacaaaacctttttgagcaaactcaactgtgggtgaaagccctctccagtaccttcattttggcgttggtttaacttcaattgacctcctgaaattgaaatggttcacagattaaGATCtgatcagatctgactttgtcgaattaaaccaggagcttggaaacgaatttttgaatgaaacaaattgggtaagaaacacctattcaatacctttcagatgcagctgacctcatatttttatgattaaagtacgatttgtggtgaattaaacttgttctatgtGTTCAGCAGAcacggctgttagcttttaattcatcaaaaatccatttttgaacctaattgagtgattccaattctgtaggattactgaatgttttcttaatcatataaaacaagtttcaaacctttttctgttttgcaactccatagttaaagcaaatggtgaaaacatgcagcaaacttgtaaatccatttgAGGGAGTTTcaaaaacaatttgaacccaaatccatatGTGTGTGAATCTCagtttaaatatctttcaaatgccagtggcctcatatttttaggatttttctacgatttatggcttacagatcttgttttctgtacagtcagattgaaagaaattcctaaaaattgtaggtttaatatttttgggtgattccaattgggttagtcttgtattagtactggctatctaggaaaaatattattagtctctgttcatacatatttgttgctgttagtaatgtttatgtgtgacatgcattgttgaagcaaaacttttcggtttatttaaaactcttgaccaactctttttagtagagatgggcaacccttgttttatgcttgcaaaacaaaacctctgcaacctaacattagctcttttgttttgcttaagttttcaaatgatgtggtatatggtttgcttcctatttttgtatggtgttaagtgagcaaattaaactaggaaaactgttttccacttttccaaaaatgtttgaaaatgttttgtgaatgtatttgatgtcaaactaatgctcttgtcctctttatgatgttatctaccagggggtacttagcttgtgccatggtgataccgagagaggcaattgctaagttgtgatattctcatacctttactaggtaaataaaatgggttctctttaagttgtttgtggtatctataagaccttagtatgttataccttggctgcatggttagttgttgattgtcgaatgttgtcttgttgatgcaatgtgattgattgtgttccttttatatttttccGGCGATAGTTGCGAACAAttcgaagaagaagaaaaagtggttcggacgaggattttttttaatattgttggaattcttatctgatgaagttgaagaagtccagggacaaataagccaaggcaagccatcttttgatctcttgctatttatccttcttattgtgctcattgctccattatacacttggttccttgtatcatatgtgatttttggtcctctactctatgcatgcttattcccaaagtatgttgaaccccttgttgatgctttgcatacttgctcccaagtatgtgaacccccttgttgatgttatgcatgcttaccctaagcatgtatgcccccttgaccatatccatgttgtcatcttcttagtggtatgatgattaacatcatgacccctgcttgaatcatcttaattatgttgtccctatacatgcttatcctaagtatgtatgatccccttaacacctcaattatcatccccttagtggtatgatggctagcatcatgtcattgtgactcttagttccttcataaaactataggttgggaacccccttggaaaaataccttgttgaaaataatttttgaaaaccttgggtgagttggacttacccaagtgtgtgtttatgaaaggaaaggatcttggcaaagatggttggaaagaaaatcttgtttttgaaaactttggcgtctaagtattcacccgtgacaattaacccgcgcaaccacattaccctggagtgggacggggcttagctcgtagtttgttcttcttaacatgggacaccgcacaactatataagggtaaggttacccctgaatccggattgtcgttggtggagacaatagtataacgggaggccttcggggctgacccgtccggaagacactatgggtctcctggcttagcggtggagccacgctcaaagtgaggtgagctgccacggtgccggtgaggtacatactccatagggtaggatcccgtgctaagacgaataggcgaaaggctatgtccgagtttttgtcatggcatagttggtaTGCAGGGATGATACCCACATgataaactcgcggatcttgtggggaaagtgtgcaaactctgcagagtcaaatctattcgaatagccgcgtccgcggtcatggacggttggaatggctgttgcttagcctgatgagtttttggtttacaaaaattgtttggaaaatgaaagaaaggaacttgttttcggagtaccggaagggtacgggaatggtttggttgatcatatggagatggtcggaaaggaaaaaaaattgggttaccccctccctagtgttttatgttgtagaactcttttgaagtatcttcttaaatagagatatagagatgtcttagATAAATTCTTGAAGTGTCTCCTTCAATCGAGAAGTTGGGATGCTATCTCCACCAAAAACatctcttctcttctacatgctatatcaacaagagaaactattcttcctctcttgtcttctttagttagaattgttatcaccttcttgatggtttgcgagtacaattcaaatgtactcacggctttgtccctggctatttacttggccagacttgaaggaattCGACAACTGAAGAAGGACttggacgacgtctatgcgagctaggaacgtcttcccagtcagttgcctgtagggtttatggcagatgacttgggctcctaGCTGTTGAAGTgaagatgctactctgatgtttagttaggcccctcgaggctattatgtaagtaatggtcatgagaccttattgtaattttcttattccgctttgtaatggatggtgtaatttgatatcagttcggttatgtgttcacggcgcactgatcatgggatcgtggactgtatacataacagggtatttcggacagttagtccgggtcCCCACACAAGCACTaaagaggaaatttactttgatgatactatgcctccaatatatgatgattacaatgataattatgttattttcagtccacctactattgaggagaaaagtaattatgattacaatatgcctcctatatttgatgattatggtgatgagaataataatgatagttattttgttgaatttgctcccactacagttaataagaatgactatgcttatgtggggtgtaataattttatgcacatggctcatgataacaatgttttatgtgatacttatattgttaagTTTATTCATgacgctactgaaagttattacgagagaggaaaatatggttatagaagttttcatgttactaaaatacctctctatatgctgaaatttttgaagttgcacttgttttgctttcctatgcttgttactatctacctctttgatttattttattacaagattcctatgcataggaagtgggctagacttaaatttgttttatattttattcttgatgctctcttttacttcaattcatatttgTTATGTGAACATCTTCTCAAactactgcgcctagctgaaaggcattaaagaaagcgcttatgagagacaacccattgttttatttctgtagttttttgttgagtattggaagttattacctctgtaataacctctcattatcatttttatttcgtttatgtgccaagaatagcctttaATAGAAAGAAAGTAAGGTTTAGGGAAGTTGTTGTCTAGAAACAGATTATGTGTTGTCACCATAAAACTTCGTATAAATAGCCAGAGCAAAATTTTGAGCTGCCATTTTTTACGCATATGCTCCGGGTTATTAtacaactttcgttagttgaccacttttcgagatgagcaGCATAAGATTttaaaaaaatcgatctttacctgctgttctgttttgacagatttctacaCAATTTACATTTGcttcttaaatctctttctttatGGGTTTTTTtgatcaaagagttttttgaagaGTTGCTatagtagctaatgttttaatatatgtttgatatatgttataactgaacccaagtggatttgttattttaattgtactaatgttgctaatagagaattgtgttcagttttgtatgaaggaagtattcaagtgtagggagaatagaatgatgtgatgagatgaaggatggacaaaagctcaagattggggatgcccctgccatcccaagaaatatccaagaggtacaagcgtcaaaacttggggatgccctcttcatcaacaaagcatcaggtcatctttctatacgctatatttttattgcttcatatactatgtgttgtCCTTGGAGCttctttattttttgtttttagttttcttttgttttgcttgctttagcatatggttggattctagcattcttgtgtgggagagagaccatTTTCATTGCAAAAAACATTCCAGCTTTTCGCTCtatttgttctgcgagtgttctagttttataatactgcgtttagctcttgttctttcacttaagttttgttcagagctcgttagtattctttatttatgtatgattagctctctggtccatattgtatttcatgtttcatgcttatagtggtgcAAAAGAAAGCTTATCTAGACCGTGGCATAGACTTTAGCGTgttatgttggatgttattcttattacatgcttagtatttattgttataacatgacttgtctcaaatagctgagagtacgtaacgtgtcattgaaagaattatgcgttgtttccatcataaaaacataatattgtgatattctcctttgatgctttattggattgacttggcgcatgctataccatgttatgactatgacCAGTAAACTAAAgaatctatgatcatttagtttttaacttgtaatatcactttatactttaattgataatgttttgtcgcaatGCATGTAACCGGGCCTATACTGGGCCAAACAATTTAACCTCGTACAAGTCCGTCGAAAGATGACGTGACATGTCCGACCGGACGGGCTGCGCCGCAGAGCCCAACCCGGGACCAAACCCAACAGTAACACCACACGTATCCCATCCAAGCCCTTCTCGAAGCTTCTACGCCTCCCTAATTTCCTATCAACATCCTCCGACCCGAGGCAAAGCCGCCTTTCCCGTCACAAGCACCAAACTGAAACTGAACCGGAGACCGAGGCCACCACCCACGGGCTGGTGACAAGAGCGAGCGAGCCGACCTTTTCCGGCGAGGAACCGAGAAGGCCGGCAAGATTCGAGGGGGCGGGGGAGCCAAGCGGAGACCGCCGGAGTCGTCGTCCACGCGGCCCAGCCGCCGCCGCAAGGACTCGCCCgccgaggcgcccaaggagatgggGGTCGACTACTACAAGGTCCTCGGCGTCGACCGCGGCGCCAGCGACGACGACCTCAAGAAGGCATACCGGAAGCTCGCCATGCGCTGGCACCCGGACAAGAACCCCACCAACAAGAAGGACGCGGAGGCAAAGTTCAAGCAGATCTCCGAGGCATACGAGGTTGCCCCTTCTTTCTCGATCTCATCCCGCTACCCAAGATTacttctttttttcttcttccgCTTGGATCGCCTGCCGATTAGCGAAATCATCCAGATTGTCTATTCTATCCGTACACAAAACGTGAATCGAAGATAACAACCCTACATAACAAATCATCCAGATGTATCGGCGTTGCCATTATGTTGTGTCCTGATAGGAAGCGATTCCGTTTAAGGACCAGTTTTTTACATGATACTTGTATATGCCCTTTTGTTGAACTTGTGCGTTTTACTGCATCAAGGCAAATGACTTGCCATGTTTAGAAAAATCGAAGCTTTAAACTGGAAAATGTGTAGAACTGCATCGCAAATCCTTTGGTTATATCGTTGGATGTTACTGTGTTGTTTAGGGGCATAACTGATGTGTATGGGGGTGATTTGCATCCTTGTTTGGAGTTCGCAATTTAGAAGTAATGTTAAGCAGGAAGCAGAAACAACTGCCGGAAGCTGGAAACAATTTCTCTGTTTGATGCAAACTCTAATCCACTTCTTTGTAACGATTTTAGTTGCAAGGATTCACACACTTGAAAATCTTAATCTATAGTTGGTATTATCTGGTAGAGAAAATTTGAAACGTTGTTTTTAGTCCAGACCTTGCAGTTGAGCAAGATCAACTTCCTGTGTTTGTTAAATACtctttatccagtaatttattatAAATGTACACTGATGCTAATGCGTTACCTCATGAACTTTCAGGTCCTTAGCGATTCCCAGAAACGCACAGTATATGACCAGCTTGGTGAAGAAGGGTTGAAGGGACAGCCTCCCCCAGGCGCGGGAGGTCCTAGTGCATCTCCGTTCTACCCTGGCGGTGGCCATTCCACCTCATTCCACTTCAATCCGAGGAGTGCAGATGATATATTTGCCGAGTTCTTCGGATTCTCTGGGCCATTTTCAAGCATGGGTGGTATGGGTGGCATGGGGGGCATGTCGGGTGGCACTGGCGGCATGAGAGGGGACCCTAGATCCTATGGGTCAATGTTTGGCAATGAGTTCCTCTCCTCGCAATTTGGTGCGCAGAGTTCTGCAAGTAATATGCCGCGcccatcacacaagcctgcatccatTGAGAATCGGCTTCCAGTTACCCTTGCTGATTTGTACAAGGGTGTAGCCAAAAAGATGAAAATATCAAGAGAGGTCATAGATGCCACCGGGTAAGCTTCCTCTATATTCCAGTAACTTTTCAGCTTGGCACGTTAGCTATGAGAAATTGCAGCTATGGGGATTTAAATGAATTCTCCTTTTGTGAATTAGCTGCATTACAATCTTTTATTTGGAGCAAAAATTGTTTTTTCTTTTATGGCCTGTGCGTGCCCATTATTGCTGCAAGGACATAACTTGTTTTCGACAGAACTATTAGAAATAGCTATGCTAATTCATAGTCGTCAACTAACTAGGCAAGATGTCCTTATTTTAGGTATATATAGTGATGCATTTTAATTGCTTAGCACTTGGCTTCATACTTCCGTGACAGGGTTGGGAACTTGAGATTGTCCAGAGCCAGAGATTATATGgtatttttttagttttttgtAACGCAGAGATGGTACCTGGCTATTATTAACCACGGGAAGTCCAGTGTGTTAATCATCTTGTTTCCTTGCCAAGCATCTCTTTATATTGTAAATAATGTAACAAGAGCTACACACGTGCTCTTGTTATAATCTGACTTGGATTCGATTATCTGATTGTCAGAATCCGACTCGGATTCGAGTATCTGATTGTCAGAATACGACTCGGATTCGAGTATCCGTTTGTCAGAATCCGACTCGGATTCTAGTATCTGATTGTCAGAATTCACCTCGGATTCGAGTATCTGATTCGGAGAGAATTTTGGACACACCAAATAACACCCGGTTTATGGCACGTTGCCATCTCATATTTCCTTTCTTAGGGTATCTTTTCATCTTTCCCTAATGATTACCTTCCAATTTTGTCCAGTTGTTCTGCTTTGCTAACATGGGAATGTAGGAAACATTCTAAAAATAGATATACTATTTTTAGACGGAGGAAGTACAACCTCTAGATCATATCTGCATATATGTCCCGTTCTGCTTTGGTAAAAATGTGAATGTAGAAACAGTAAAAAAAAGGGCTATACAACCTCTAAACTCATGTTTGCATATCTATTTCAGTCTGACTTAAAGAACAAGTTGGTGTTGGTGCAGGATTGGTCATCTTGTTAACCGTTTTAGAGGCTAGCTTCCAATCTCACCTAGGCAATCCCTAGCATCAGCTGGCGGCCTAGCTTTGAGGCTGCTTTTAGAAGTCAATTCACAAAATTATTTTGTGCATGGTGCTGATATTTCCTTCTGTTTTAGGGACGGTGTATGTATATGTTTGCATTTTATGACATAGTCCCTCCATGCTTTGATTCATCTGCATTTGCTGTGGTACCTGATATTATGCTGTGACAAAAATAGATTGTCATTTATTCtgagccttttttctttcgaagaCCATGCTCTCTTTGCAAACTTCTTATACTGGATGCCTGCTTTCTAATTTTACTTATCTTTTCAGGAGAGTCTCACAAGTAGAAGAAATTCTGACTATAGATGTAAAGCCCGGTTGGAAGAAGGGGACAAAGATCACCTTTCCTGAGAAGGGAAATGAAGCTCCAAACATGATACCTGCTGATATTGTTTTCATCATTGAAGAGAAGCCCCATGATGTTTTCACTAGGGAAGGAAATGATCTCGTCGTGACAGAGAAGATATCTTTGGTTGAAGCACTGACTGGATATACTGTGCGTGTTGCTACTCTTGATGGGCGTATTCTGTCTGTACCCGTTAGCTCAGTGATCCATCCTAGCTATGAAGAGGTGATCCCTGGAGAGGGCATGCCAATACCTAAGGAGCCGAATAAGAAGGGAAACCTGCGGGTTAAGTTCAGTATCAAGTTCCCTTCCAGGCTAACGTCTGATCAAAAGGCTGGGATCAAAAGGCTTTTGGGTTCTTAGACTTAAATGGCATTCTATAGACTAGCAAAAGTGGTTGTGAATATTGCCACCGTGTGGCTAGGTAGATTCTGTTTGCCTGAAGAGGCAAATGAGTGGAATTGGTTAAATGAGGGTATCCCATAACATGCCTGTAAAAATTATATTGATATGTTGTTGTTTTTATCTCCATAATTTGCTTGAGTCTTTTTACATATGCAGCCAGGATGGTTGCTGGTAACAAGCCCCATGTAGGTTTGAGGTTAAAGAGATTTTACACCGTCTCTGTGCATGAGAGTTTTTGCTTTTGTTCAAAATCAGTTATATTGGAACTATTATCCTGTACGAATAGCACAGGAACTAGATCAATTTTGTGCTAGAATGTTAGGGAATAGGCAATGTCTACATCGTCAGTGACTCAGTGTCATGGTTGTTAGTATTGGAGCCCTTGTTACGATGGCACAGACAAAAGTTTCCAGAAGCTTAGAGTAACATTGCCCTATCTTCAGCTAATCATTAACTTGTTAGGATGGTTCGGACGGATGTTTCCAGAATTAGAGTAGCTTTGGCTATTCATTTTCCGCCCTATTAGACTTCATCGTTGCCACATTATGTGCACAAATGCCCTACCGACCAAGGGTTCACAGCACAAAGGAGACTGGTTGATTTTTTTCCTGAGTCCAACGTGCACAACAGAAGAACCAAAAGGAAGAATATAGATGCTCGTTATCACATACATAACAAAAGGCCTTTACAAGTACGAGCGTTTATTCCTGCACATTTGAGCTCTCTCGGTGACAATATGAAGGATACCAT
Coding sequences within it:
- the LOC127342117 gene encoding uncharacterized protein; this translates as MGVDYYKVLGVDRGASDDDLKKAYRKLAMRWHPDKNPTNKKDAEAKFKQISEAYEVLSDSQKRTVYDQLGEEGLKGQPPPGAGGPSASPFYPGGGHSTSFHFNPRSADDIFAEFFGFSGPFSSMGGMGGMGGMSGGTGGMRGDPRSYGSMFGNEFLSSQFGAQSSASNMPRPSHKPASIENRLPVTLADLYKGVAKKMKISREVIDATGRVSQVEEILTIDVKPGWKKGTKITFPEKGNEAPNMIPADIVFIIEEKPHDVFTREGNDLVVTEKISLVEALTGYTVRVATLDGRILSVPVSSVIHPSYEEVIPGEGMPIPKEPNKKGNLRVKFSIKFPSRLTSDQKAGIKRLLGS